DNA sequence from the Candidatus Delongbacteria bacterium genome:
TCTAGTAACGATTTGATTGAAATCTGAAACATCCTTATCGTATTGATCTTTTATCTTCTGCAATTGAAAATACTCATCTCTGAGATATTTGAATTTTTTTGGGTAATTGTCGAGAAAATTTGACTTGTTCCACTTATTAATAAGATTATTATCGTTTGATTTTGAAATGCTGTCGATGTCATCAATATTAACTGTGGTAGAACCGATGTTAATTTGAAATTTGATTTTTAACGAATCTCTCTCAAGCTCAATACCTTCAAATTTCCTTCCATTTTTTAAGAAAATTGTATCTGAAGAAAGTGATAAAACAAAAATTAGTATAATGCTATATATCTTTTTCATGGCATAATTATCTTATTTAATTCTAAACTAAAATATCTATCAGTCATTGAAGCTATAAAATCTCGAACCTTATGATAATTTGAAGCAGACTCAACGTATTGACTATTTTTTGTATTTAAAAAATGGCTATATATAGATGATTCATAATTACCTGTTTCTAGATCTTCAAGGTATTGACCGAAAAGTATTTCGAAACCTTTTTTTATCTTAATCGTTGAATTTTTCAGTAGGGGATTTTTGTAGATTCGGTCATAATTAAACTGTTTCAATTTCTTTAAAGCCTCGCCGACTTTTTCAGAGTATGCTATATAATCTTTCTCAAAACTATTAACTACTACATCTTTAACAAGAGTATCAATAATTCTAGAATTATTATTACCTAGAATATCAGTTATCTCTATAGGAATATCATCTCGTTTTATCACTTCCATTCTGATAGCATCTTCAAGATCTGACCCGATATATGCAATAGTGTCAGAAACTCTGATCAATGCACCTTCTAAAGTAGCAGGAGAAGTTTTTACAAAATGAGTTTTTTCCATCTGTTTACAGTATTCAGTTATATCATTCTCATTTTTATTCCGATTTGGTGATACTATATACTCGTGTATTTCACCATTATGGGAAATTATCGCATCTCTAGTTTGAAAAGTAAGATTCATTCCTTTGCCATGATATGAAAACATATCCACAATATATAAACTATGTACGTTATGATTAAATTTGCCAATTCCAGCCTTCTCAGTAAGTTCAGATAGAAATCTTTCACCATCGTGAC
Encoded proteins:
- a CDS encoding HD domain-containing protein, whose amino-acid sequence is MNFSKIREISEGRAVLSEFASKNSSAYRLRNETCDIRMPYAVDRDRILYSGAFRRYAGKTQVVYFSQQTDEQLSNRIIHTQFVSQIARTIGGFLGLNLDLLEAAALGHDLGHAPFGHDGERFLSELTEKAGIGKFNHNVHSLYIVDMFSYHGKGMNLTFQTRDAIISHNGEIHEYIVSPNRNKNENDITEYCKQMEKTHFVKTSPATLEGALIRVSDTIAYIGSDLEDAIRMEVIKRDDIPIEITDILGNNNSRIIDTLVKDVVVNSFEKDYIAYSEKVGEALKKLKQFNYDRIYKNPLLKNSTIKIKKGFEILFGQYLEDLETGNYESSIYSHFLNTKNSQYVESASNYHKVRDFIASMTDRYFSLELNKIIMP